A segment of the Amycolatopsis thermophila genome:
GGATCCGTTGCAGAGCCTGGACCGAGCCGGCCGGGTGGTCTACATCGGGTCGTTCGCCAAGACCCTGCTGCCGATGCTGCGCCTCGGGTTCCTCGTCGCGCCCGCCGCGCTGCGGCCCGCGCTGCTCAAGGCCAAGCAGCTCACCGACTGGCACGGCGACCTCGTCACGCAGGCCGCGCTGGCCCGGTTCCTCGACGAGGGACTGCTGACCCGGCACGTGCGCAAGGCGACGCGCGAGTACGCGGCCCGGCACGAGCTGATCACCCGGATCCTGGACCGGGACTTCGGCGACTGGCTGCGGCTGGTGCCCTCGGCGGCCGGCCTGCACGTGTGCGCCCGGTCGGCTGTCGACATGTCGACCGTCCGCGCGCCCGGTGTCGCGTTCGACTCGCTGCACACCTACTACGGCGATCTGCCGCCGGAGCAGGGCATCGCGCTCGGGTACGGCGCGATCTCGCTGGACGACATCCCCGCCGGGTTGCGCGCCCTGCGCGACGCGTTCAGGGCTGCAGGATGACCTGGATCGCGGTGAGGGCACCGGCCGCGGCGACCGCGACGGTGGCCGCGCCGAGGACGTGCCGCGCGCTGCCGGTGGTGGACGGCCGCCGCACAGCGACGAACCACAGCACGACGACGGCGGCGGCGCACACCGCGGCAGCGATCTCGAGCGGGGCGTCGCGGGTGAGCCCGCTGCGCAGGAGCAGAACGGCCGCGACGGCCGCGGAGAGCGCCGTGCGCTGCCAGGCCAACGCGGTCCGTTCGGGCTGGAGTCCCGGGTCCCTCATCGCACGGTGGCCAGCACGACCACGAGGACGATGGCCCCGGCGATCGCGGCCGTCCAGCCGACGACGAACGGCAGCCACGTCATGGGGAGTGGCCGCTTGTGGCGCATCGAGCGCTGCACGCTGGCCCAGCGCCGGTAGCCGAAGGCGGCGAGCAGCGTGCCGGTGGCGGCGAGCAGCGCGGCCAGGGTCGTGCGGAGCCCGGAGATCGAGAACTGGGGCACG
Coding sequences within it:
- a CDS encoding YidH family protein, with translation MSPRWYEEGEEPDYRFTLANERTFLAWLRTALALIAGAVALMQFVPQFSISGLRTTLAALLAATGTLLAAFGYRRWASVQRSMRHKRPLPMTWLPFVVGWTAAIAGAIVLVVVLATVR
- a CDS encoding DUF202 domain-containing protein; this translates as MRDPGLQPERTALAWQRTALSAAVAAVLLLRSGLTRDAPLEIAAAVCAAAVVVLWFVAVRRPSTTGSARHVLGAATVAVAAAGALTAIQVILQP